Proteins encoded within one genomic window of Rossellomorea vietnamensis:
- a CDS encoding ABC transporter permease produces the protein MLLSIYLKELKDSFRDRRTLLLTVFLPIFMMSGLVFFYENMVSSGEGETYALAVDSNVSKDVLQIFSGNEAIELVKTDNPRKAVEEGEALVAMIVSSDFIQNINEGKQADITLIGDSFSQNSSNLMNAATNSLTAFEKEVTSERLRAEGTDLSIIQPFTITKQEVSDDEGSMFLLSFLVPLILAISIGVGTSPSAADLFAGEKEKKTMEALLMTPVKRSTLMLSKWLTIASVGVITGLVTLIVLAIEITLFTENLKDAVSFGDNVYVIIGISLLLTIVYAVFIASLQMITSILGKTVKEAGSYSAPIMMLAAFPGMIITNVGLNELNFKHFAIPILNLFSQFKELLMGVVDYQHIAITIGSNLVIMLIIFAIGRVLFLKDKWVMN, from the coding sequence ATGCTTCTTAGTATCTATTTAAAAGAATTAAAAGACAGCTTCAGAGACAGGAGAACTCTTCTATTGACCGTCTTTCTTCCGATTTTTATGATGAGTGGACTTGTTTTTTTCTATGAAAATATGGTTTCAAGTGGAGAAGGTGAAACGTATGCACTGGCAGTCGACTCCAATGTCAGTAAGGACGTCTTACAAATTTTCTCAGGAAACGAAGCGATTGAATTAGTGAAAACAGACAATCCCAGAAAAGCCGTAGAAGAGGGAGAGGCACTTGTTGCCATGATTGTTAGCAGTGATTTCATTCAAAACATCAATGAAGGGAAGCAAGCCGATATCACCTTGATCGGAGATTCCTTCAGCCAGAACTCCAGCAACCTGATGAATGCAGCTACAAATTCCCTCACCGCCTTTGAGAAAGAAGTTACATCAGAAAGGTTGAGAGCTGAAGGGACGGACCTTTCTATCATCCAGCCATTCACCATCACCAAACAGGAAGTGTCAGATGACGAGGGGAGTATGTTCCTGTTATCTTTTCTTGTACCTCTTATCCTGGCGATATCCATAGGAGTGGGAACCTCTCCATCGGCTGCAGACTTATTCGCAGGTGAAAAAGAGAAAAAAACGATGGAAGCATTGCTCATGACACCTGTCAAACGTTCCACATTGATGCTTTCCAAATGGTTGACTATTGCTTCTGTAGGTGTCATTACAGGTCTTGTCACGCTCATTGTCCTGGCTATTGAGATTACGCTATTCACAGAAAACCTGAAAGACGCAGTATCCTTTGGTGATAATGTCTATGTGATAATAGGGATTTCTCTTCTGCTTACCATTGTATATGCCGTGTTTATCGCTTCCCTGCAGATGATTACAAGCATCCTGGGAAAAACCGTTAAAGAAGCCGGTAGCTACAGTGCACCGATTATGATGCTTGCGGCTTTTCCAGGCATGATTATCACAAATGTCGGATTAAATGAACTCAACTTTAAACATTTTGCCATCCCGATTCTTAACCTATTCAGCCAATTCAAAGAATTGTTGATGGGTGTGGTCGATTATCAACACATCGCGATTACGATAGGTAGCAATCTGGTAATTATGCTGATCATCTTTGCCATTGGCAGAGTTCTTTTTTTGAAGGATAAATGGGTGATGAACTAA